Proteins from a genomic interval of Pecten maximus chromosome 13, xPecMax1.1, whole genome shotgun sequence:
- the LOC117340900 gene encoding upstream stimulatory factor 2-like isoform X2 → MDMLDEALEASHDKTNDSTGSDDVQLSGQGESPDSQAMASVQQGATISLDPNIQYQFRTETGQVTYRVVQVAQDGTEAAAQVVTTNAFPQGSQAVIQSPFSNGGSPTPDNQADTRYTYFPTGTADQTAAAQQNEVATASIGQVATGGGAWSNDASLGQGQFYVMMSPQDVLQGQRNIAPRTGFNTPKIDGGRSGRDDRRRATHNEVERRRRDKINNWIVTLSKLVPDCAQEHVKQGQTKSKGGILSKACDYITELRNGNVRMAESLKETERLSVDLELLRQQCEDMKNENAILRAQLQSHGIIPDVSGGS, encoded by the exons ATGGATATGCTAGACGAGGCCTTGGAAGCAAG CCATGATAAAACAAACGATTCCACTGGTTCTGACGATGTCCAGCTGAGTGGACAAG GCGAATCTCCTGACAGCCAGGCGATGGCATCAGTTCAGCAAGGTGCAACAATTAGTTTGGACCCCAATATACAGTACCAATTCCGCACAGAAACCG GACAGGTAACCTATCGTGTTGTACAGGTGGCTCAAGATGGTACAGAGGCAGCGGCTCAAGTAGTAACTACAAATGCTTTCCCACAAGGCTCACAG GCTGTGATACAAAGTCCATTTAGCAATGGTGGCAGTCCCACACCTGACAACCAGGCAGACACAAGGTATACCTACTTCCCTACAGGAACAGCTGACCAGACAGCAGCTGCACAGCAGAATGAGGTGGCCACAGCATCAATAGGACAAGTAGCAACAGGTGGAG GTGCATGGTCAAATGATGCATCTCTTGGTCAAG GACAATTCTATGTTATGATGTCCCCTCAAGATGTACTACAAGGTCAGCGAAATATTGCCCCAAGAACAGGTTTCAACACACCCAAAATAGATGGAGGGAGATCTGGTCGTGATGACCGAAGACGGGCTACACATAATGAAG TGGAGAGGCGACGGCGAGATAAGATAAACAATTGGATCGTCACTCTCTCCAAGTTAGTTCCAGACTGTGCCCAGGAACATGTGAAACAGGGCCAGACCAAG AGCAAAGGAGGAATTCTATCAAAAGCTTGTGATTATATCACTGAACTCAGAAATGGCAATGTGCGTATGGCGGAAAGTCTCAAGGAAACTGAACGCTTATCTGTTGATCTTGAATTGTTGAGACAACAGTGTGAGgacatgaaaaatgaaaatgcaaTATTGCGTGCCCAGTTACAGTCACATGGCATCATCCCTGATGTATCTGGAGGATCATAG
- the LOC117340900 gene encoding upstream stimulatory factor 2-like isoform X1 codes for MDMLDEALEASHDKTNDSTGSDDVQLSGQGESPDSQAMASVQQGATISLDPNIQYQFRTETGQVTYRVVQVAQDGTEAAAQVVTTNAFPQGSQAVIQSPFSNGGSPTPDNQADTRYTYFPTGTADQTAAAQQNEVATASIGQVATGGGAWSNDASLGQGQFYVMMSPQDVLQGQRNIAPRTGFNTPKIDGGRSGRDDRRRATHNEVERRRRDKINNWIVTLSKLVPDCAQEHVKQGQTKVSENSKGGILSKACDYITELRNGNVRMAESLKETERLSVDLELLRQQCEDMKNENAILRAQLQSHGIIPDVSGGS; via the exons ATGGATATGCTAGACGAGGCCTTGGAAGCAAG CCATGATAAAACAAACGATTCCACTGGTTCTGACGATGTCCAGCTGAGTGGACAAG GCGAATCTCCTGACAGCCAGGCGATGGCATCAGTTCAGCAAGGTGCAACAATTAGTTTGGACCCCAATATACAGTACCAATTCCGCACAGAAACCG GACAGGTAACCTATCGTGTTGTACAGGTGGCTCAAGATGGTACAGAGGCAGCGGCTCAAGTAGTAACTACAAATGCTTTCCCACAAGGCTCACAG GCTGTGATACAAAGTCCATTTAGCAATGGTGGCAGTCCCACACCTGACAACCAGGCAGACACAAGGTATACCTACTTCCCTACAGGAACAGCTGACCAGACAGCAGCTGCACAGCAGAATGAGGTGGCCACAGCATCAATAGGACAAGTAGCAACAGGTGGAG GTGCATGGTCAAATGATGCATCTCTTGGTCAAG GACAATTCTATGTTATGATGTCCCCTCAAGATGTACTACAAGGTCAGCGAAATATTGCCCCAAGAACAGGTTTCAACACACCCAAAATAGATGGAGGGAGATCTGGTCGTGATGACCGAAGACGGGCTACACATAATGAAG TGGAGAGGCGACGGCGAGATAAGATAAACAATTGGATCGTCACTCTCTCCAAGTTAGTTCCAGACTGTGCCCAGGAACATGTGAAACAGGGCCAGACCAAGGTAAGTGAAAAT AGCAAAGGAGGAATTCTATCAAAAGCTTGTGATTATATCACTGAACTCAGAAATGGCAATGTGCGTATGGCGGAAAGTCTCAAGGAAACTGAACGCTTATCTGTTGATCTTGAATTGTTGAGACAACAGTGTGAGgacatgaaaaatgaaaatgcaaTATTGCGTGCCCAGTTACAGTCACATGGCATCATCCCTGATGTATCTGGAGGATCATAG